Within Triticum dicoccoides isolate Atlit2015 ecotype Zavitan chromosome 1B, WEW_v2.0, whole genome shotgun sequence, the genomic segment tgcccgagattcgatcgtcggtatgccgataccttgttcaatctcgttaccggcaagtctctttactcgttccataacacatcatcccgtgatcaaccccttggtcacattgtgcacattatgatgatgtcctaccgagtgggcccagagatacctctccgtttacacggagtgacaaatcccagtctcgattcgtgccaacccaacagacacttccggagatacctgtagtgcacctttatagtcacccagttacgttgtgacgtttggtacacccaaagcattcctacagtatccgggagttgcacaatctcatggtctaaggaaatgatacttgacattagaaaagctttagcatatgaactacacgatctttgtgctaggcttaggattgggtcttgtccatcacatcattctcctaatgatgtgatcccgttatcaacgacatccaatgtccatggtcaggaaactgtgaccatctattgatcaacgagctagtcaactagaggcttactagggacatggtgttgtctatgtacccacacatgtatctgagtttcctttcaatacaattatagcatggataataaacgattatcgtgaacaaggaaatataataataactaatttattattgcctctagggcatatttccaacatttggaGGGGGGTTGggttgcacacaaaagaggcctttgcggctacccaattaaccgttggagtatcaaacggactccaaatggcacgaaacttgacaggcggtctaccggtggtgtaccaaggccgcttgacaaacctcgggccattccaagaaagtttaacacccgcacatgaaaagagacaaggggacgccggatgacatgggagtgtcagattgcaaaacggacaacggggaaaatgctcggatgcatgagacgaacacgtatgcaaaataagatgcacatgatgacatgataaaatgcaacacacaagcaaatgacatggcaatgatggcgaataactggcggacacctggcgcatcgaatccggggcgttacattacttttcaatctatatcataaaaatagcaaacatatttatcttaccttaatatctctatcagatctcatcttcgcaagttaccgtgaagggattgacaacccctttatcgcgttggttgcgaggttcttgtttgtttatgtaggtatgagggacttctatggagcctcctactggattgataccttggttctcaaaaactgagggaaatacttacgctactttgctgcatcaccctttcctcttcaagggaaaaccaacgcagtgctcaagaggtagcacacaccaCCACAATCCCCCCCCATCGTTCGTCATTCCGTATGGGAAAACAACGACCACTAAGGGAGATAGATTGAGGTGGGCAGTGTCATGCGGGTGCCATCCACTTGACCCTTGAGTCTTGAGTTTGAACTCTAAGTAAACCAACATCAAAAACAAAAACCTCTTAAGTAAATCAATGAAGTACACTTAGAAAGGAAGAAAAAAATATTCCAAATAGAATATCAATAATTGTTGGTTCCTCTCGTCACATGTCTGAAAACAAAATTAGCCCATTGCTAAACTAGAATAACACTTTAACAAATGTCGCGCGATGTGCCAATGCGCAAGTCCTACCGGTAGGTTTCAACAGAGGAGAAGAGGTAGTTGTACGGTAATACACACACCAAGTCACTAACTACTACCTTCCTTTTAATTTACAAGGCACACCTATATTTATACGTCATCAATTTGGTTAATAAAATATATACTATTAAATTCGCATTCAAAAGAAGTTCTAATTATATACTTCATATGGCAAGTactctctctgtaaagaaatataagagtatcGAAGTAGTGGTCTAAGCGCTCCTATATTTATTTACGGAAGAACTTAGTAATACCTCGTTTCTCCAATTTATGATAAAGAAATAACACGCGTGCCTAACAAACCAAAAGAGAGGAGTATGTGACCAACATCTTGCAAACACCCGAGGATATATTAAGTACTCCGTACTACACACATTACTACAAGAATGGATGACTTGACATGAGTAAACCAACAATATGTCTTGATGATCATGTACTAATTGTTTAGTTCTAAAAAATAGTAATGTACTGATAGTCAAGTACTAACCAGATGTGTTGTGCCTCGAAGCTCCTTTTCTCTATTGCGATAAAAGGGACAAGCCATTCCTATCATTCCTTGTCATCCAGGCCCCTCCTCCCCCGTTTGCCACTCTGgtggtttgggggggggggggtgcggtaGATCTATGCTATGGTGCAGCAATTAGGCTTTTAAGATTAGGATCCGCTTCTCGATGGCGGTGTTGTGGTGGTGGTGACGGCGCTGTGCGATTTATGAATAATGTTTCTTTTACTACTGGTCAACTTCGATTGCTGCAAAGGGGTCGTTTGGTCGCTACTCGTCTGAAGCGGTGGATCTGGATCTGTCTTTGTGTTTTGCCGGTAACTTTCAAAGCCACCGTCCGAGTGGACAACACTTTGTTTCTTGGTCCTCCAGTTATTTCTCTCACCTGTGAAGTTCGGTCAGCTTTGGCTTCACCGGGAAGGTAATGAGGTTAGGCCTTCCCCGATCTGTCTGGCCGGACTCGGGGTGGTCGTCCAACCCTCTTCGCCACATTCTTATCTTGGCGGCGATTCTCATATCATTGTCACCGGCGTCTCGTGGCTCTACTCAACATAGGTCAAGATGCGAGATCGAGTCTAGGAAGTGGACGGCGTCATTTTTCTCAAGGACCTATGTTCAGTTTTCTATTTATTTAAGGATGGTGTTGTAAAGACTGGTTAACCATAATATTTTGCTAGTTGGCCTTTTTTTCAGAAAGGGGAAACAAGATACAATCTCACGGTGGTGAGGTCAAATTATCAGGTGGCAACGGCAGATAAcaaaggcggcggccggcgggcggAGGCGACGCGCACGGCACAAACGCTGCGGTGGCGTGCCGGGGCCGGGCACCGTGCCACTGCCCCCAATTACTCAATTCCTTATCACCCCCGCGCCGCGCCGCAGCGCCAACGACCAAACCACCGCGCAGGCGCGCAACCGCACGCCACCCTCCGTCAGTCGGGTCGGGCGGACAGCGACCGGCGCGTGCGCCAGCGAGGGGGCTGGATATAGATGGAGGCGGGCAGTGCCGTGGGGGCGCGATCCACTTGGGCACCAGCCGTCCGGAACCGAGACCGAGGCCAAGACCGCGCCTTGCCCCGTCGCCGGGtccgctgccgcgccgccgccaTGCCGCCGTCAGTCCGCACGGTCTCCATCCCCTTCGCCGACCTCAAGGTGCGCGTCCCCCCTTCCCCTCGCCTCGCCTCGCGCGGCGGTGGCTGGTTTCGGCCTTCCTCTGGTTCTGACTGACAGACTGACGACGTCGATTCGGGCGGCGGCGGGGGGGTGCAGGAGCGGGGCAGGGACCTGAGCGGCAAGATCGAGGAGGGGCTCGGCCCCAACGGGCTCGGCATCATCTCCATTTCCGACGTGAGTGCCCTATCCGGATCGCGCCGCCGCTGGTCGTCTCTTGCGATTGCGTACGGCGGCATTCTGTTCTGACAGAGCCAAGTCATGGGGCTCGTTTCTTCAGCCAAACTGAATTTTAAGCGTGCCTTTTTGCCTTTTTGCGCGTTCAGGTGCCGGATTTCCCAGCTCTGAGGAGAACGCTCCTGCGCTTGGCGCCGAGGTATGCCCGTGTGTCTCCCGCCTCTCGTTTCGGTGCAGGATTCAGTGCCGAGATGTATGGACACGTCTCTGATATCTCTTGCTTGCTGTCTGTCAGAGTCGCAAACCTCCCTGAAGATGTGAAGAAACAACTTGAAGACCCGGATAGCAGGTAGTATTAGTAACCGGTTATATATTTTTTCATCTAGAATTCAGTTACGACTGCTATACTTCAGAGATACTAATTTTGGTTGCTTTATAACCTGTTCTTCTGTTCATGTCAAATTTGATAGTCATTGATCATAGCAGTGATGCTTGTGCAAAGATCACTagcttaaaatgatttatatactaTTGTGGTTGCTGCATAGGTATAATTTTGGCTGGAGCCATGGGAAAGAGAAACTTGAATCTGGGAAACTAGGTAAACATTTCCTCCGTTTATTAATTCTGCATCCTTGTGCCACCTGCTGAATGATTGTTGCAAAACGACGTTAACCTTGGGGACTATTGAATTTCATTCCCAGAGTTCACTGTGCAGCATGTCCAGTTTCGCTTTCAAATTCTTAGTTTTATGTCAGAAAAATGAACTTAGCTATTTCATAAGTAAATCGATTGCAACAGTATTATTTTGAACACACCAGAGTATTTTTTTTCTCTCTCGAAGAACTTGTATATCTTGGCATAATTTTAACTCATAATGTAATTCTGATCATCCATGCAGACACATTCAAAGGCTCCTATTATGCCAACCCAATTTTGGATGTCCCTACTACTGATGATGTCCTTGTAAGTAGGTATAATATTTCTActtaaaaatatcatctccatttaGTAATAATATTTAATTCTATGAGATTGCCCCAAAGTTTAATTTATGTGATGAGATCTTAGTCTATATTATATATCTGTGTGTCACTCAATTTTGTGACATGTGGTTGCTACTTATTCTGAGAAATTCTCAGGGAAAAGACAAATAAATCATTTCTACATTTTCGGATTAATATTTCTGAATGCCTCTTGAGCTGCAATATTATATGACTTATGTTTGCCATTTCATGATATCTAATGGTGCTTTAATCTGCAGGTACCCATCATACTGCCGACCAAATATATGGCCAGCTGATCATCTTCCTGAGCTTGAAATAGGTATGACTTGACTGACTGTCCTGGCATTGTAAAGCTTCCTACAACAGTTCATGACTACTAATTCACAGCATTAAAGTTACCGTCACATTCTTTCATTAACAGCCTTTAAAGCTCTTGGAAAGCTAATGTTGGAAGTTGGCTTGATGTTGGCTCGTCATTGTGATCTCTATGGTATGTACTGTGCAAACACTATGTAACTCAGTATGGTTCTGTGGAGGAACATAAATTTTGCCACATAGAATTTTAATTCCTGCAAAGCATATATTGGTTATAAAGTCTTCTATGATGATTGTACAATTGAAAAGGAAATGACCAGCTGAATACCCAAATTTTTATAATGTGTTATGAATTTAAATAGCAGATGCAAACTCTGTTATGAATGGCCAGTAGTGATACTCAATGTAACAATGTATTTACATAACTCTAGGGATACCTGAAACTTTCTTAAGATTTTCATGGACAAACAACATCCATTTGTCTTTGTAAGATCTCAAGTAGTTTATAGGCTAAAGTGTGCTTGATCTCCTATTTCAACATGGAAGCAATAATTTGCGCATCTGATGATAACTACCACGTTGTACTGCAATATACGAAAGGAAAATATTGGTATTAAGAAATATGTATCGTGGATATGGTATCCATAAGTGTCTTTACGAAAAGGTGACCTCCATATTAATTCTAGGTCTTCTAATTGTGCTTTACTTTTGAATTTTGGTTTACCAATTATTATTCAAATGGATCAACATCTGTATATTTTGCAGTGATGCAGCACGGAGTGGGACCATATGATGGTGAAAGTCTTGAGCAGACAATTTCCCGTTCAAGGTGTCACAAGGGGCGTCTGCTGTACTATTTCCCCAGACAATTCAGGTACATTCAGCATATGTACATGACTCGTAAAAGAAACGTTCATAAAGAATTATTTTGCTCTAGATGGTGAATACCCCTGTAACCTACAGTTATGTTGGAGTTTAAGAGTATTTAGAATGGTTTATTGTGGTTTGGTGGTTCTGCACTTCCTTTAAACAGCCCATCGAGGATAATAGCATTAGCAAACTATACTATCACTTATGAAAAGGCATATTACACTTGGATCAAATCTTAAATTCTTTCTTTCCCATTCAACCAAACTTTCCAGTTTTTAGTTGTAACAATTGATATTAACTTACCTCATATAACAGCACACAAAAAGAAGGTGGTGATTCTGTTTCATCGTGGTGTGGATGGCATACTGACCATGGGTCTTTAACAGGTAATACACATCTTATCTCCATTCTTTTCATGTATGTAGCTGTCACATTTGCTATGATTTTGTCTTGAAGAAGTATTTTTTGTAGCTAATAGTTTGTCTGTTCATGCAGGACTTACATGTGGCCTGTTTATGAAAAATTCAGTGGAGGTCCCCTGTCCTGATAGTGCAGCTGGGCTGTACATCCGGACTCGTGATAACCGAGTTGTTAAGGTAAGCTCCTGCGAGTCCCAGTAGCTTTCTCATCATATAAAGATAAGTCATCTTTACATTAGCACATGTATAAAAAAAGGTATACCTGTGCTTGCTGCACTGGGAAATAGGCACCCTTCACAACCAGTACCAACTATGCTCCCCATCACTGGTTAAATTGTTGCACATAGTCTGTGTTGACACACATTGGTTAAATAATTGCACTGAAACTATGTTAACATTCTCACAACTCTGCGTTTATTTGCTGTTGGTTGGATACTGTAGGTTACATTTGGGGAGGATGAATTAGCTTACCAAATTGGGGAAACTACTGAAATACTATCAAGAGGTCGTCTATGTGCAACTCCACACTGTGTGCAGGTATTATGTCGAAGAGCTTAACAGCTAACCTAGTTTTGTAGTTTACAAGGTAAATTAGTGTTCCAAATTTCCCACGGTTGTAACTTCTCATACCGCCGCTGTTACTTTCAGGCACCCAGCAGTGAGAATGCTTCAAATGTTGAGCGCTCTACTTTTGCAATGTTCATGCAACCAGATTGGTACGTGCAAATTTTCTACTTAAAATTGTAAAGGTGGTGTACTTTTGCTGTGATGTGATTAACCATGTTATCTGGGCTTGTTTCTCCGCGTTAACAGTTATATTCAGTAAACTGTGATGTACAAACATTAGAATCTATACTCTGTGCTGAATGCACTTCTGTTTTCATGTTGGACCAGTTAAGCTAAACCCGGGAGAACCGGATTTCGTAGTGGTATCAATTAATCCGGAAGAACTGGGTGGTTACTATGGGTTCTTAAACATCCGCTTACTTGTACTAAAAGAATAATCACTCTTTTataattgttttgcaggaatgggaCGCTGAAGTTTCCAAGTGAAATTCCCTATCACCAAGAGGTTTGCCATTTAACCATCACAAAATCTCGCTACActtatttttttttcctttttgcaaTGAAAGTTCAACTTGCATATGCTTTTTGGTTCTACTAACTAAGGTCTGTTTTCTGTAAACATCTGTCAGTTAATTCCACCAAACGGAGCGCTTACGTTTGGAGAGTACTCAGAGAGACTGGTGAACAAGTATTACCAGGGGAAGACGTGACTCCTGTGACGATGAGGCGCGGAGAAAAGGCCCCAGTGAAGACACAATGCTACCAGGAAACTAAAATCTTTAGCTAGTCGTGCCTGCAAATACACTTCCAAGTTCCTAGGAAGCATAAACAAAATATAGGTGTACATTACATCATTTCCGTACCATGCGCGGTTGTAAAAAAGATGCAAAAAGGTGACCTGTTCAAAACTGTATAAAATAAGATGAAATTCGTGTACATGTAGTTTTTGTCATAGTCCTAATTTGTGTATGGAATGCTCTATTTTTTACACACTTGTGGAATCCAAAAGTGTGCTATTGCGAACGGGCCTTGTAGCCTAGTGGTTGCAGCGACC encodes:
- the LOC119349454 gene encoding uncharacterized protein LOC119349454: MEAGSAVGARSTWAPAVRNRDRGQDRALPRRRVRCRAAAMPPSVRTVSIPFADLKERGRDLSGKIEEGLGPNGLGIISISDVPDFPALRRTLLRLAPRVANLPEDVKKQLEDPDSRYNFGWSHGKEKLESGKLDTFKGSYYANPILDVPTTDDVLVSRYPSYCRPNIWPADHLPELEIAFKALGKLMLEVGLMLARHCDLYVMQHGVGPYDGESLEQTISRSRCHKGRLLYYFPRQFSTQKEGGDSVSSWCGWHTDHGSLTGLTCGLFMKNSVEVPCPDSAAGLYIRTRDNRVVKVTFGEDELAYQIGETTEILSRGRLCATPHCVQAPSSENASNVERSTFAMFMQPDWNGTLKFPSEIPYHQELIPPNGALTFGEYSERLVNKYYQGKT